A region from the Medicago truncatula cultivar Jemalong A17 chromosome 6, MtrunA17r5.0-ANR, whole genome shotgun sequence genome encodes:
- the LOC11417505 gene encoding triacylglycerol lipase 2 has translation MIFLGLMNIVALTLCIIVLATCNHQAHASSHVFLGKKNDKSSVEGLCASAVTIHGYKCEEHEVITKDGYILSIQRIPEGRSEVKSNVTKKKEPVIVQHGVAVDGATWFLNSPKQNLPMILADNGFDVWIPNTRGTKFSRKHTSLDSSSKKYWEWSWDELVTYETPAIFDFVSKQTGGQKIHYVGHSMGTLTALASLAEGKWVNQVKSVALLSPIAYLSQMRTILGQVAARSLLSEGYTLLGISEFDVKATPIVDFIKGICAQPGLNCNDLFTALTGENCCLDPSAFNQFVKVEPQPTSVRNMFHLAQNVRNGVLTKFDFMLPHLNFWHYRRLTPPIYNLSNIPKNVPIFMSYGGSDALSDVADVKRLLNEHFQNHDANKLSVQFIENYAHADYMFGVNANDLVYNNVTSFFKRKW, from the exons atgatttttctgGGCTTGATGAACATTGTTGCTTTGACCCTTTGTATCATAGTTTTAGCAACTTGTAATCATCAAGCCCATGCTTCGAGTCATGTTTTTTTGGGTAAGAAAAACGATAAATCTTCGGTAGAAGGTTTATGTGCTTCTGCGGTCACTATCCATGGCTACAAATGTGAAGAACATGAA GTTATAACCAAAGATGGATACATTCTTAGCATTCAAAGGATTCCAGAAGGTCGATCTGAGGTTAAGAGCAATGTGACTAAGAAGAAGGAGCCAGTGATAGTACAACATGGAGTTGCAGTG GATGGAGCAACATGGTTTTTGAACAGTCCAAAGCAAAACCTGCCTATGATTCTTGCTGATAATGGCTTTGATGTATGGATTCCTAACACCAGAGGAACCAAATTTAGCCGCAAACATACTTCCCTAGACTCCTCTAGCAAG AAATATTGGGAATGGTcttgggatgaattggttactTATGAAACGCCTGCTATTTTTGATTTTGTCTCCAAGCAAACAGGAGGACAGAAGATACATTATGTTGGCCATTCTATG GGGACTTTGACAGCTTTGGCATCCTTGGCAGAGGGTAAATGGGTAAATCAGGTTAAATCGGTAGCATTGCTGAGTCctattgcatatttaagccaaatgAGAACTATACTTGGACAAGTTGCTGCAAGATCCTTACTATCTGAG GGCTATACTCTTTTGGGAATTTCTGAATTTGATGTCAAAGC AACACCTATTGTTGACTTCATCAAGGGTATTTGTGCTCAACCTGGATTAAACTGCAATGACTTGTTTACTGCACTAACag GTGAAAATTGTTGCTTAGACCCTTCAGCTTTTAATCAATTTGTGAAGGTTGAACCACAACCAACATCAGTAAGGAACATGTTTCATTTAGCCCAGA ATGTTCGAAACGGTGTCTTAACGAAATTTGACTTTATGTTGCCACACTTAAACTTCTGGCATTATCGTCGACTAACACCTCCAATCTACAACCTCTCAAACATTCCTAAAAATGTTCCAATTTTCATGAGCTATGGCGGTAGTGACGCGCTTTCCGATGTTGCTGATGTTAAGAGATTACTTAATGAACACTTTCAGAACCATGATGCAAACAAGCTTAGTGTTCAATTCATTGAAAACTATGCTCATGCTGACTACATGTTTGGTGTGAATGCCAATGACTTGGTGTACAATAATGTTACATCGTTTTTTAAACGTAAATGGTGA
- the LOC11416871 gene encoding triacylglycerol lipase 2: MASLGSMNIVTLTFCVIILTTCNHQAHASSRVFLNKKNDKSPIQGLCASSVTIHGFKCEEHEVITKDGYILSIQRIPEGRSEAKSNVTKKKEPVIVQHGVFVDGATWFLNSPKQNLPMILANNGFDVWIPNTRGTKFSRKHTSLDPSNKTYWDWSWDELVTYEMPAIFDFISKQTGGQKIHYVGHSLGTLTALASLAEGKWENQVKSVALLSPVAYLSQMKSILGQIAARSLLSKVYNLINSTNYSRTFYGLTIVDFIKGICAHPGVNCNELFTALTGENCCLAPSAFNQFMEVGPQSTSARNMFHLAQNVQSGVLTKFDFMSPHLNFWHYGRPTPPVYNLSNIPKNVPIFMSYGGRDALSDVADVKRLLNQHFQNHEADKLSVQFIDNYAHADYAFGVNANDLVYNNVTSFFKRQW; encoded by the exons ATGGCTTCGCTCGGCTCAATGAACATTGTTACTTTGACCTTTTGTGTCATAATTTTAACAACTTGTAATCATCAAGCCCATGCTTCGAGTCGTGTTTTTCTTAATAAGAAAAACGATAAATCTCCGATACAAGGTTTATGCGCTTCTTCGGTCACTATCCATGGCTTCAAATGTGAAGAACACGAA GTTATAACCAAAGATGGATACATTCTTAGCATTCAAAGGATTCCAGAAGGTCGATCTGAGGCTAAGAGCAATGTGACTAAGAAGAAGGAACCAGTGATAGTACAACATGGAGTTTTTGTG GATGGAGCAACATGGTTTTTGAACAGTCCAAAGCAAAACCTTCCTATGATTCTTGCTAATAATGGCTTTGATGTATGGATTCCTAATACAAGAGGAACCAAATTTAGTCGCAAACATACCTCCCTAGACCCCTCTAACAAg ACATACTGGGATTGGTcttgggatgaattggttacaTATGAAATGCCTGcaatttttgattttatttccaaGCAAACAGGAGGACAGAAGATACATTATGTTGGCCATTCTTTG GGGACTTTGACAGCTTTAGCATCCTTGGCAGAAGGTAAATGGGAAAATCAGGTTAAATCAGTAGCATTGTTGAGTCCTGTTGCATATTTGAGCCAAATGAAATCTATACTTGGACAAATTGCTGCAAGATCCTTACTCTCTAAGGTATATAACCTAATCAATAGCACTAATTATTCTCGGACTTTTTACGGTCTTA CTATTGTTGACTTCATCAAGGGTATTTGTGCTCATCCTGGAGTAAACTGCAATGAATTATTTACTGCACTAACAG GTGAAAATTGTTGCTTAGCCCCTTCAGCTTTTAATCAATTCATGGAGGTTGGACCACAATCAACATCAGCAAGGAACATGTTTCATTTAGCTCAAA ATGTTCAAAGTGGTGTCTTGACGAAATTCGACTTTATGTCGCCACACTTAAACTTCTGGCATTATGGACGACCAACACCTCCAGTCTACAACCTCTCAAACATTCCTAAAAATGTACCAATTTTCATGAGCTATGGCGGTCGCGACGCGCTTTCCGATGTTGCTGATGTTAAGAGATTACTTAATCAACACTTTCAGAATCATGAAGCAGACAAGCTTAGTGTTCAATTCATTGATAACTATGCTCATGCTGACTACGCGTTTGGTGTGAATGCCAATGACTTGGTGTACAATAATGTTACATCATTTTTTAAACGTCAATGGTGA